The following is a genomic window from Panthera uncia isolate 11264 chromosome B4, Puncia_PCG_1.0, whole genome shotgun sequence.
aaaccctcaaaagacaaaaattatcatTCCCCAGAGAAACTAGATTTAAGTAGagctttgctgttttgttttttattttgttttggtttttaaactgaaaatataGTAAGCTAGTATTTTCCTTCCAGTACCTCACTCATCTGGTAGTAGGACTTGTATTTAAAGACATTCAGTAACTGTTTCAGGCCTGATATAGGGTACAGGAAGACCTCTTATCTGGAATATTCAGAGAATGGAGATATTCTGCTTAGCTAAAATTTTTGCAGTGGTATGCTAGAACCAGCTCCCACTGGTATGTAGAGTGATTATTAAATTTTCAGGGTTTTTGTAAGCTGGTTGTAAAAAGAGCCATtattaaagattatatataaagaaatacatacatatttaataaataagttacattaaaaaacaatgaatactCAAAACTCATCACTTCTCATAATTTTATCTCTGCTCTTGAGGTTATTTACATGTCTTTTATCTGTATGTGCTACTTACTGTGTATGTCTTCCCATCTCTACATTCCGGGAGGCCACCCTGCTAGCCTGAAATTGGCCATGGTGAAAGTATTTCCGTCATACGCATTGGTAAACAGGTCAGGACTGTTTTCCCCCAGAGAGCTGGTTATTAAACATTTGTCAGCATGCCACTGAGTTTAGGCTAAATGAACTATCAGTTGAAGCACTCTCTACTTTAGCCTTTGATAAACACCTTTCTAAAATGCACTGGGATGTTTTTCCACCTTAAATGTATAGAGCATGCTGAAGATTATTGTTCCAAATTGTTCCAGGTGTCTTTGATACCTCAGACTTCTTTAATGCTCAGAATAATCATCTTAAACATTAGCAAGTTCACCTCTTATGAcatgtaaaaagaaatatgttattTCCAGgtcaattttatataaaatatcacattgtaaattgtttatataaatttgtaatattttgtttcattgcagCAGCCACTGGTGACATGCCAACTTACCAGATCCGAGCTCCTACTACTGCTTTGCCACAGGGAGTAGTGATGGCTGCCTCACCAGGAAGTTTGCACAGTCCCCAGCAACTAGCAGAAGAAGCAACACGCAAACGAGAGCTGAGGCTAATGAAAAACAGGTAGGATGTTTCACTGGGAATCAGGAACCACTTACTGGGCACATAATTTATTGCTGTGGggcttttaaagaaattgcttTTTCTAAGCCATTTCTCCCAAGTTAACTGTTATGTGGCATATTTGGGTTTGTGCTCTGCATGTGATGGTAATTAGATTGTCTTCTAATGAGAGTGCCTAGCCATGAAACCATGGTACATCCTTATGTGTCAAAAGGGTAATGTGTGAAAGATacattaatgtttttaatcatgATGGAAGtactttattacaaataaagattttttttaacttggtacTTACTTTGTGAAGTAGGTAATGAGtataattttttagtttctttatggGCAAAATAAATGTGTGAGTTAAGCATTTCTAAaccttttaggggcacctggctgatttAGTCATAGAGCCTTCTATTCTTAATCTTGGGGttacgggttcaagccccatgttgtagGTAGaatttactcaaaaaaaattaattaaaaatcttttttctaagCCTTTTATAtgtagtttccttctttttaaaaaatttattcttgagagagagagaaagagagacagagcatgggctggggaggggcagagcaagagagggacacagaatctgaagcaggctccaggctctgagctgtcagcacagagcccgacgcggggctcgaactcacaaaccgcgagatcatgacctgagctgaagttgggtgctttaccaactgagccacccaggcgcccctatgtagtTTCCTTTTATCTAGTTTGTAACTTTGTTGGTTCTCTGTTATACTGAAATACATACTAATTCTGATAAATTTTAGTCAAGTGCAAATACaaagcaacaaagaaataaaattactcaTAGCCCCATCATCTAGAGATGCCTATTAATGTTATAGTATATGTACTTTCAGTTTATGCTGTCTCCTTTTCTCACTTATTCTTGTACCatgtctctgtatttttattttttaaacaggagtATGTCCTAAAAAtgctgttttccaaaattctttaaTTTGACTTGTATATTTCTTGGTTAAGTTTTTATGATGGAAAATGGTGCAAATTAATCTGATTTTCAAAATGAACAGAATAGTCTAAGAGTTCTCTCAGTTAAGTCTTGTTGCCTTATTCCTAATAATGTTCTCATTGTAAGAACACAAAACATTTCAGAGGAGATCATGTGCTTACCTATGACCAGGACCACATGGCGGTAGTTTGTTTAGTAGGCATTATTAGCAAGCTAGTTAATCTAGAAATTGTGGCCTCTGAGCCGCTATGATTCAGAAATAAGTGGTGACTTCCTAACTGTCCTTTGTAACTGAATGTGAACCAGTAGCAGCTATGTTCAGTTTACTAACAGCCcttaaaatgtcacatttttatacattatagaACTCCTTAAAGTGGCTTCAGTTCCCAAGCAAATTAATTATCACAGACCACTAGGTGGAGTTTTGTACAGATTATCAGAAATAGGATTATTCAGGTATACACATCTTTCCCAGGGCTTGTTCCAAATTAACTAAGTCATGCTggattcatattttctattgtcAGTGTTTTGCTCAGAAATCCTGAAGGAGCTGAATGGATGGGGCTCACATGGTATCATACATAGTTGTTTTATGGATGGTCTCTAACTCAGATGTGATGGAGGAATATGGATATTATGAAACTGTACTTTCAGAGGTCTCTGGAGCTGTGAACATAATTGCTTGTGTGGTCACAGCAGGAAGTTGTGAAGttcaataagaaatataaaatgtgatcATAATGCAGACTGTAAAATTATTCATTGGTGTcttattttcctaaagaaaataaaaagacctaGAAAGTAgcattcttctttcccttttgtcattattttatacctttatttttagattaaaaaattgtGTCAGTAGAACTATCAAAATGAAATTGATGAACTGTTAGGCAGTGGGTTCCTATAAATGTGCCCCACAAGTACCTACACATGCATAAGAAATTTCCCTGGCcagaaaaatcatgaaattttaggttttaaaaaagtaatcagcAAATTACAACTATTGGATAGCGTTTGTGTTTGGGCTGTGAATAACCAAGGGAAATGGAGCCCTAACCTTGTAGGTGTTATTTTGATCTTCTATGGCTGGTCCAGAGATATGTACAGCCAGAACAAAAGCTGAGCAGTGTCATCAGGGATCCAGGTttctcctccctgctctgtcATCTTCAGCACTGACATTTGTTCTTATCATCACAACATGGCTGCCACATATCTAGGCATTTCATCAGGCGGGAAGAAGGGTAAAGGGCTAGAGCCCAAAACTGGGGCTGGCTGAGTCTAACCTTTCTGAAAACTTCTCCTGGAAGACCCTCCCagcatctttctttccttttttttttttttttttttaatgttttattatttatttttgagagagagcatccacgtgagtggggaggggcagagagagaaggagacagaatctgaggaaggctccaggctctgagctgttagcacagagcccgatttgggctcaaatgcatgaacagtgagataatgacctgagccaaagttggacacttaactgactgaaccacccaggtacaccAGCCCCCCTACCCCCCTGCATCTTTCACCCACATTTCCTTGGTTAGAAATAGCTAATAGAATCCCTAGCTCCAAGGGATTCTGAGAAGGATCTATTCTAGCTTTCCAGATCTCAACTTCAGAGCAGGACAAGGGAAAAGCAGATGATCAATGGCTAATAGGTTGCTCACTTGAGCAAGTACCATAGGTAGGTTTTAAGTGCTTCATTTctactgtttctttctttaactctCATGTAACTTTCACATAAGAAAGGGTGTGGTTATGATCCTtactttacagaagaggaactcaggttcagagaggttaagtagtaAGTTGTAGCATCCTGCACTGGACAGAACCTGGGTATGCGATCAGGCAGTCTTTATTCCAGAGCCTGCCCGCTGTACTATACCAGAGTCATCTCAGAAAGACCTCAGAGTAAGCTTCAGATTTAACTTCATGGAACGTATGTAGGTTTTACTTATTAACCTGAAAGACCTcttatacatttccttttttattcttt
Proteins encoded in this region:
- the CREM gene encoding cAMP-responsive element modulator isoform X19, translating into MPTYQIRAPTTALPQGVVMAASPGSLHSPQQLAEEATRKRELRLMKNREAAKECRRRKKEYVKCLESRVAVLEVQNKKLIEELETLKDICSPKTD
- the CREM gene encoding cAMP-responsive element modulator isoform X18, which produces MAAATGDMPTYQIRAPTTALPQGVVMAASPGSLHSPQQLAEEATRKRELRLMKNREAAKECRRRKKEYVKCLESRVAVLEVQNKKLIEELETLKDICSPKTD